The following DNA comes from Nicotiana sylvestris chromosome 10, ASM39365v2, whole genome shotgun sequence.
CTCTATACAATATTGGTAACCTTAAGAAAATGGAAAGCAATCTTCTGTAATAGGTGAAATTATACTGATAGTGTAAAAAAGTCATTACACTGTCAGCGCATAACTTAAACCCGTCaaaaaaatacaattaaattTCAAACTAATTACTACTACTCTATTGGGGCTCATTTCTTTCTAATAGTACATGTAAACAAATTTTCCTTCAATAAACTATCCCACAAACAAACCGCGAGTTAGATTACAGTAATGAGTAGTATTATTTTTCTAGTTAAAGGGCTAAATTTTAAGTTATATAAAGAGTGAATGATGCAAGAATGAGTTACAGCAACAGCAAATTCAGGGATTGGGTCAGGATAGACATATTTCTGAGGCTGTGTTGAACTCTGAGGAACTGACAAGTGCCTCGTTGAGATGGGTATTGAGAAGTGAAGCTGGAGAGGGATTTTGGGTTGGATTGAATGATTAAATATTTTGGAGGGAAATGGAACTGCTGCAGCGGTGAATGTTAGAATGTTAAGCGCCATTGTTAGAGATTTTTGGAGGGAGGAGAGTGGTAGTAAATTAGTAACAAGAAGTTGAAGCAAATACGGGCCCACCCCAATCCCCATATACTGGAGTAAATTTTGTTGGTGCTAATTCAACCTTATGTTAATTAAGCAAAAAGTAAAAATCATTTAACTTTGTGTTAAAGTCacctttttttattatataaaaattattttactttgcTCTATTTATCACAAAAATCACCTTGGACAGATTTTATAATACTTTTACTTGAAAAGTCTATTATATCTTTGATATTATAAATCCTCTCATGTATATAATACCTTctatattatatagtatataatatatttttacctaggtattttacttataattaaaataattttaaattattttatttattatttttataatatatccatatat
Coding sequences within:
- the LOC104240022 gene encoding uncharacterized protein isoform X4, with the protein product MALNILTFTAAAVPFPSKIFNHSIQPKIPLQLHFSIPISTRHLSVPQSSTQPQKYVYPDPIPEFAVAETQKFKTELLKKLSKEKETFGDELDDVVSVCAENMEDPGHYWWSLLLI
- the LOC104240022 gene encoding uncharacterized protein isoform X3 codes for the protein MALNILTFTAAAVPFPSKIFNHSIQPKIPLQLHFSIPISTRHLSVPQSSTQPQKYVYPDPIPEFAVAETQKFKTELLKKLSKEKETFGDELDDVVSVCAEVRLSSGTSQCWGRISFSIWW
- the LOC104240022 gene encoding uncharacterized protein isoform X2; the protein is MALNILTFTAAAVPFPSKIFNHSIQPKIPLQLHFSIPISTRHLSVPQSSTQPQKYVYPDPIPEFAVAKFKTELLKKLSKEKETFGDELDDVVSVCAERWIIYFKGTDIRAYSMEKNNFISFGSHIRR
- the LOC104240022 gene encoding uncharacterized protein isoform X1 gives rise to the protein MALNILTFTAAAVPFPSKIFNHSIQPKIPLQLHFSIPISTRHLSVPQSSTQPQKYVYPDPIPEFAVAETQKFKTELLKKLSKEKETFGDELDDVVSVCAERWIIYFKGTDIRAYSMEKNNFISFGSHIRR